AGAGAAACAATCTGTAGGTGGATTTCCGATATTTATCTCAGGAAAAGAAGGCTGTTTTCAGGGATTCCCTCTTGATCAAAGCAGGATGTCGCTGTAAAATGCAGCCACACTTAGCTATCAGGAGTTCAGGAGACTAGCGGCGGCCGTTTTAGAGGAAGCGGGTGCCGCGCATTAGGGGCCGGATTTCAAATGAATGAATTAGCATTGAAAGAACGCCTGGCGGAGTTGCGTGAAGCAATCTGCGCTTCGGGCCTTCCGGACGCAAAATACGTTTCCGATCAACTGCTCACCAGCGATCTGATCTGCGGCGAGACCGACTCGGTCGAAGCCGACCTCGATCAACTCCGCCTGCAGATGAAGTACATGCTGTTCGACCTCGAAGCCACCCGGCGCGAGAATCGATATCTGCGACAGATGCTCGAGACCCGCCCGCCCAACGCCCCCGGCGAAACGCCCGGATTCTGACGCAACCGATACATCGATCTCATGCCGCCCCTGCCGAAAGCAAGGGCGGCTTTTTTTTGGCAACCGGGCAAGGCCTTCTTCTCCCCGTGCCTTTCCGTCAAGTCTCCGCCACTCCGGCGACGATAGTGGAACAGCAAGCGGTAGGGGCCGCGACTCCACGCGCGTCCCAGATACTGCATGTCGGGAATCTTGTCGGCGACGGATCGCCGGCCGGGACGGGGTGGCCACGGAAGGCTGGAAAGATTTTCTAAGCTTTCGCTTTGCGTTTGGCCGATGTTAGGGTAGCATACATATGAAAGACCAACATGACAACCTGAGACGCGACGGGCGGGCGAGCCGGCCGGCGGAGCCCGCGGACGGACTGATGTACCCGGTGGAGAAAGAAACGCTGCCCGTGTGCCAGTTCGGCCCCGGCGGCGTGTATCGAACATCGTGGCCGGCGCGGTTTGCCCCGCTGCCGCTGGAACCGCCGACGGTCAAGATCGCCGATGAGGCCGCCGCCATGGGCCTGGAAGCTCCGCTGGTGAGCGTCGGGCCTGAGGGCATTGTCTGGCGGAAACGCCCGCAACGCTCAGGCCCTCACCAGGAAAACCGGGCGGGGTTCTGGACCGCCGTGACGGGTTTGTTAGGGTTTCGCGAGCACAAGGATGTCGTGCTGGCCAACGCCACGGCCCCGCTGGAGCAGGTGGCGATGGTTCAGCCGCCCGACGCCCGCCTGACGGCCGCGCGGGGCTACGTGGTCAGCGCGTCGCGTGCAGCCGCGGCTATCCGGGCACAGACCCAGGAGAACGAACATGCAGACAGAGACTTTGACTCCCCGACAGTTGGAGATCCTGAGGTACATCCGCGACTATCGCAACCGCTGCGGTTATTCGCCGACGATGCAGGAGATGGGCGATCATCTGCAACTGACAAAAGTCACGGTCTTCGAGCACGTCGGCGCCTTGGAAAGAAAAGGGCTGCTCATCCGCGGGCCCAAGCACAAGGCTCGCTCTTTGCAGGTCCGGCCTGATTACTCCTTCGAAGACGAAACGCCCAGCCGCATTCCGCTGGTGGGGCGCATCGCCGCCGGTGCGCCGATCGAAGCGATCGAGGATACCCGCAGCCTGGATGTGGACGAGCTTTTCGACGTGGGCGGCTCGACCTTCGCCCTGGAGGTCACCGGCGACAGCATGATCGAAGAGCACATCGCCGACGGCGACTACGTGATCTGCCGCCGCAGCGAAACCGCCCGCAACGGCGACAAGGTCGTCG
This Planctomycetaceae bacterium DNA region includes the following protein-coding sequences:
- the lexA gene encoding transcriptional repressor LexA, which codes for MQTETLTPRQLEILRYIRDYRNRCGYSPTMQEMGDHLQLTKVTVFEHVGALERKGLLIRGPKHKARSLQVRPDYSFEDETPSRIPLVGRIAAGAPIEAIEDTRSLDVDELFDVGGSTFALEVTGDSMIEEHIADGDYVICRRSETARNGDKVVALLADGEATLKTFYKEKDRIRLQPANRKYKPIYVRNVAIQGVVVGVIRRV